From a region of the Paenibacillus lutimineralis genome:
- the rplE gene encoding 50S ribosomal protein L5, whose product MATRLKERYLSEVTPALIQKFNYSTVMQVPKVEKVVINMGVGDAVANSKVLDSAVNDMQLIAGQKPVITRAKKSIAGFKLRENMPIGVKVTLRGERMYYFLDKLFNVTLPRVRDFHGVSNKAFDGRGNYTLGLKEQLIFPEIEYDKVDKVRGMDIVIVTTAKTDEESRELLTGLGMPFVK is encoded by the coding sequence ATGGCAACTAGATTGAAAGAACGCTATTTGAGCGAAGTAACACCTGCTTTGATTCAAAAATTCAACTACTCTACAGTAATGCAAGTACCGAAAGTCGAGAAAGTAGTTATTAACATGGGTGTTGGTGACGCTGTTGCTAACTCGAAGGTGCTTGATTCTGCAGTTAATGATATGCAACTTATCGCTGGTCAAAAACCAGTAATTACTCGCGCTAAGAAATCCATCGCTGGTTTCAAACTTCGCGAGAACATGCCAATCGGTGTGAAGGTAACTCTTCGCGGCGAGCGTATGTACTATTTCCTTGACAAATTGTTCAATGTAACGCTTCCACGCGTTCGTGACTTCCACGGCGTATCGAACAAAGCATTCGATGGACGCGGTAACTACACACTTGGTCTTAAGGAACAATTGATCTTCCCAGAGATCGAGTATGACAAAGTTGATAAAGTACGTGGTATGGATATCGTTATCGTTACAACAGCTAAAACGGACGAAGAGTCCCGCGAGCTGCTTACAGGGCTCGGAATGCCATTTGTTAAATAA
- the rplB gene encoding 50S ribosomal protein L2 encodes MPIKKYKPTSPARRGMSVSTFEEITTDTPEKSLLAPLSKTAGRNNQGKITVRHHGGGHKRKYRIIDFKRNKDGIPGRVATIEYDPNRTSNIALIHYTDGEKRYIIAPQGLKVGDVIESGVGSDIKIGNALPLENIPVGTVIHNIELQPGKGGQLVRAAGTEAQLLGKEEKYVTVRLSSGEMRKILKVCRATIGSVGNADHELIKIGKAGRNRWKGQRPEVRGVVMNPNDHPHGGGEGRAPIGRKSPLSPWGKPTLGYKTRKKGKASDKYIVRGRTK; translated from the coding sequence AACCGACATCTCCGGCAAGACGTGGAATGTCCGTATCGACATTCGAAGAAATCACCACAGATACACCGGAGAAATCCTTGCTTGCGCCGCTGAGCAAAACAGCTGGCCGCAACAACCAAGGTAAAATCACTGTGCGTCACCATGGCGGTGGACACAAACGTAAATATCGTATCATCGACTTCAAACGGAACAAAGATGGAATTCCAGGCCGCGTTGCTACTATCGAGTACGACCCGAACCGGACTTCTAACATTGCTTTGATCCACTATACTGACGGTGAAAAACGCTACATTATTGCTCCACAAGGGCTTAAAGTAGGCGATGTTATCGAGTCTGGCGTAGGTTCCGACATCAAAATCGGTAATGCTCTTCCACTCGAGAACATCCCAGTGGGTACAGTTATCCACAACATTGAGCTGCAACCAGGTAAAGGTGGACAACTCGTTCGTGCTGCCGGTACTGAAGCTCAATTGCTCGGTAAAGAAGAAAAATACGTAACAGTTCGTCTTTCTTCTGGCGAAATGCGTAAAATTCTCAAAGTTTGCCGTGCTACAATCGGTTCTGTAGGTAATGCAGACCATGAATTGATCAAGATCGGTAAAGCAGGCCGCAATCGCTGGAAGGGCCAACGTCCTGAAGTTCGCGGTGTTGTTATGAACCCTAACGATCACCCTCACGGTGGTGGTGAAGGTCGTGCTCCGATCGGCCGTAAATCGCCATTGTCTCCTTGGGGCAAACCAACCCTTGGTTACAAAACGCGTAAAAAAGGCAAAGCATCTGATAAGTATATCGTTCGTGGCCGCACGAAGTAA
- the rpsS gene encoding 30S ribosomal protein S19: MSRSLKKGPFIDGYMLKKVEEASASNKKVVIKTWSRRSTIFPQFIGHTFGVYDGRKHVPVYVTEDMVGHKLGEFAPTRTYKGHTDDDKKTRR, encoded by the coding sequence ATGAGCCGTAGTCTTAAAAAAGGACCTTTTATTGACGGATATATGTTGAAAAAGGTGGAAGAAGCGAGCGCATCGAACAAGAAAGTGGTTATTAAAACTTGGTCGCGCCGTTCGACAATTTTTCCACAATTCATCGGCCATACTTTTGGTGTATACGACGGACGTAAACACGTACCGGTATACGTAACAGAGGACATGGTAGGGCATAAACTTGGTGAATTTGCTCCAACCCGTACCTACAAAGGTCATACGGATGACGACAAGAAAACGAGACGCTAA
- a CDS encoding type Z 30S ribosomal protein S14, protein MAKTSMKVKQQRAPKFKVRAYTRCERCGRPHSVLQKFKICRICFRELAYKGQIPGVKKASW, encoded by the coding sequence GTGGCAAAAACTTCAATGAAAGTTAAACAACAACGTGCGCCAAAATTCAAAGTGCGGGCTTATACTCGCTGCGAACGTTGTGGTCGTCCACATTCTGTATTGCAAAAGTTTAAAATCTGCAGAATTTGCTTCCGCGAATTAGCATATAAAGGCCAGATCCCTGGCGTTAAGAAGGCAAGCTGGTAA
- the rpsQ gene encoding 30S ribosomal protein S17, which yields MSERNARKVQIGKVVSDKMDKTIVVAVETYKKHDLYHKRMKYTKKFKAHDENNTAKIGDTVKIAETRPLSKDKRWRLVEVIEKAIVI from the coding sequence ATGAGCGAACGTAACGCCCGTAAAGTGCAAATTGGTAAAGTCGTAAGCGACAAAATGGATAAGACCATTGTTGTAGCAGTAGAAACCTACAAGAAGCATGATCTTTATCATAAACGTATGAAATATACGAAGAAATTTAAAGCACATGATGAAAATAACACAGCTAAAATCGGTGATACTGTTAAAATTGCTGAAACACGCCCGTTGTCTAAAGACAAGCGCTGGAGACTCGTTGAAGTTATTGAAAAAGCAATTGTTATTTAA
- the rplX gene encoding 50S ribosomal protein L24, with the protein MPRLKKILESHNNKLHVKKDDTVIVISGKDKGKKGRVIAAYPRENRVLVEGVNMVKKHQKPSQLNPQGGIIEKEAPIHVSNVMHVDPKSGKVTRIGYKVLDNGKKVRVAKKSGEVID; encoded by the coding sequence ATGCCTAGATTGAAAAAGATTCTGGAATCCCATAACAATAAGCTTCATGTTAAGAAGGACGACACGGTTATCGTGATCTCCGGCAAAGACAAAGGCAAAAAAGGCCGCGTCATCGCCGCTTATCCTCGTGAGAACCGCGTTCTTGTGGAAGGCGTGAACATGGTGAAGAAACACCAAAAGCCTAGCCAGTTGAATCCACAAGGCGGCATTATCGAGAAGGAAGCTCCGATTCATGTATCGAACGTAATGCACGTTGATCCTAAGAGCGGAAAAGTAACCCGTATCGGTTACAAAGTATTGGACAACGGCAAGAAGGTTCGTGTAGCTAAGAAATCCGGTGAAGTAATCGACTAA
- the rpmC gene encoding 50S ribosomal protein L29 translates to MKANELRNLTTAEIEQKVAGFKEELFNLRFQLATGQLDNPTRIRDVRKEIARAKTVLRQRELGIS, encoded by the coding sequence ATGAAAGCTAATGAACTTCGCAACTTAACCACTGCTGAGATTGAACAAAAAGTTGCAGGATTTAAAGAAGAACTCTTTAACCTCCGTTTTCAATTGGCTACTGGCCAGCTTGATAACCCGACTCGGATCCGTGATGTGCGTAAGGAAATAGCTCGTGCTAAAACCGTATTACGTCAAAGAGAACTTGGGATTAGCTAA
- the rplN gene encoding 50S ribosomal protein L14, with protein sequence MIQPFTRLHVADNSGAKELMCIRVLGGTGRARTAQIGDLIVCSVKQATPGGVVKKGDVVRAVVVRTKRSVRRKDGSYIAFDENAAVVVKEDKSPRGTRIFGPVARELRDKDFMKIVSLAPEVI encoded by the coding sequence ATGATTCAACCATTTACACGTTTGCATGTGGCTGATAACTCTGGCGCGAAGGAATTGATGTGTATTCGCGTTTTGGGTGGTACTGGTCGTGCGCGCACAGCACAAATTGGCGATTTGATCGTTTGTTCTGTGAAACAAGCAACACCAGGCGGCGTTGTCAAAAAGGGCGATGTAGTCAGAGCGGTTGTTGTTCGTACAAAACGTTCCGTACGTCGTAAAGACGGTTCTTACATCGCATTTGATGAGAACGCAGCGGTAGTTGTTAAAGAAGACAAGAGCCCACGTGGTACTCGTATTTTCGGACCAGTTGCCCGCGAACTTCGCGATAAAGACTTCATGAAAATCGTTTCCTTGGCTCCGGAAGTTATCTAA
- the rplV gene encoding 50S ribosomal protein L22, with translation MEAKAHVKSVRIAPRKAQLVVDLIRGKQVGEAIAILRHTPKGASPIVEKLLNSAIANAEHNYSMDVNKLVITQAYVNQGPTMKRFRPRAMGRASRINKRTSHITLVVSEK, from the coding sequence ATGGAAGCTAAAGCACATGTAAAGTCTGTTCGCATTGCTCCCCGCAAAGCTCAACTCGTAGTTGACTTGATCCGTGGTAAGCAAGTTGGCGAAGCGATCGCAATTCTCCGCCATACTCCAAAGGGCGCATCCCCGATCGTGGAGAAGCTTCTGAATTCGGCGATTGCTAATGCTGAACACAACTATTCTATGGATGTAAATAAATTGGTTATTACACAAGCTTACGTAAACCAAGGTCCGACAATGAAACGTTTCCGCCCTCGTGCAATGGGACGTGCTAGCCGGATCAACAAACGCACAAGCCACATTACTTTGGTGGTATCCGAAAAATAA
- the rpsC gene encoding 30S ribosomal protein S3: MGQKVNPVGLRVGIIRDWESKWYAGKDFGDLLLEDVKIREHLKNKLKDSAVSRIEIERAANRVNVTIHTAKPGMVIGKGGSEVENLRNEITKIAGGKKVHINISEIKHPDLDAILVAESIAQQLERRVSFRRALKQAIQRTMRSGAKGIKTAVSGRLGGAEIARTEGYSEGTVPLHTLRADIDYGTAEAHTTYGRIGVKVWIYRGEVLPTAKKQPAAQEGGN; this comes from the coding sequence GTGGGCCAAAAGGTAAATCCGGTCGGATTACGAGTAGGGATTATCCGTGATTGGGAATCCAAATGGTATGCAGGTAAAGATTTCGGTGATCTCTTGCTTGAAGACGTTAAAATTCGTGAACACCTGAAGAATAAATTGAAAGACTCCGCAGTATCTCGCATCGAAATCGAGAGAGCGGCTAATCGTGTGAATGTGACGATCCACACTGCGAAACCAGGTATGGTTATCGGTAAAGGTGGTTCGGAAGTTGAAAATCTGCGTAACGAAATTACGAAGATTGCAGGTGGCAAGAAGGTTCACATCAATATTTCTGAAATTAAACACCCTGATCTTGACGCAATTCTCGTTGCTGAGAGCATCGCACAACAATTGGAACGTCGTGTTTCTTTCCGTCGTGCTTTGAAGCAAGCAATCCAAAGAACTATGCGTTCAGGAGCGAAAGGGATTAAGACAGCAGTCAGCGGTCGTCTCGGCGGTGCTGAAATTGCTCGTACAGAGGGCTACAGTGAAGGAACTGTTCCACTTCATACGCTCCGCGCCGACATCGATTACGGTACGGCAGAAGCACATACGACTTATGGACGTATTGGCGTGAAAGTATGGATCTATCGTGGAGAGGTTCTTCCTACGGCTAAGAAACAACCAGCTGCTCAGGAAGGAGGCAACTAA
- the rplP gene encoding 50S ribosomal protein L16, with amino-acid sequence MLVPKRVKHRKQQRGSLRGQAKGGTELNFGEYGLQALEPTWITNRQIEAARIAMTRYIKRGGKVWIKIFPDKPITQKPLEVRMGSGKGNVEKWVAVVKPGKIMFELAGVSEEVAREAMRLAAHKLPIKTKFVKREELGGEANES; translated from the coding sequence ATGTTGGTACCAAAACGTGTAAAACACCGCAAGCAACAACGCGGTAGTCTGAGAGGTCAAGCAAAAGGCGGCACTGAATTGAACTTCGGTGAATACGGCCTGCAAGCTCTTGAGCCAACTTGGATTACAAACCGTCAAATTGAAGCAGCGCGTATTGCAATGACGCGTTACATCAAACGGGGCGGTAAAGTATGGATTAAAATTTTCCCTGACAAGCCGATTACTCAAAAGCCTCTTGAAGTTCGGATGGGTAGCGGTAAAGGTAACGTAGAAAAATGGGTTGCAGTTGTGAAACCTGGTAAGATCATGTTTGAACTTGCCGGTGTATCGGAGGAAGTTGCTCGTGAAGCTATGCGTCTTGCCGCTCACAAACTGCCAATCAAGACTAAGTTTGTGAAACGTGAAGAATTGGGTGGTGAAGCAAATGAAAGCTAA